TAGGCAGCTTTCAAAATCGTACGGCGGCAGAAAAGTCGTGAATGGCGTGGAAGTCAATATAAAACACGGCGAGATCGTTGGGCTCCTGGGCCCCAACGGCGCGGGCAAGACCACGACATTCCATATGATAACCGGATTGGTAAAACCGGATGCCGGCGAGATATTTTTTGACGAAGAGAATATAACGCATCTTTCAATGCACGATCGTTGCGCGAAAGGTATAGGCTATCTTTCCCAGGAGCCGTCGGTCTTCAGGAAATTATCCGTCGAAAATAATATAATGGCGATACTCGAGACGCTTCCTATTCCGATGAAAGAGCGGAAAAGGCGCCTTGAAATCCTTTTGGGAGAATTGAATATAACGTATCTAAGGAAAAATAAGGCCTATACGCTTTCCGGCGGCGAACGCAGGCGCCTTGAGATAACGCGCGCGCTTGTGACGAGCCCTCTATTTGTCCTTCTTGACGAGCCGTTCAGCGGGATAGACCCTATAGCAGTTTTTGAATGCCAGCAGATAATATCGGAACTTAAAGAGCGGGGCATAGGAGTTTTGCTTACCGACCACAATGTCAGAGAAACGCTGGCGATAACGGACCGCTCATACATTATGGCGGAGGGCAGGGTCCTTATATCCGGAACCGCC
The Candidatus Omnitrophota bacterium DNA segment above includes these coding regions:
- the lptB gene encoding LPS export ABC transporter ATP-binding protein; translation: MHLLEIRQLSKSYGGRKVVNGVEVNIKHGEIVGLLGPNGAGKTTTFHMITGLVKPDAGEIFFDEENITHLSMHDRCAKGIGYLSQEPSVFRKLSVENNIMAILETLPIPMKERKRRLEILLGELNITYLRKNKAYTLSGGERRRLEITRALVTSPLFVLLDEPFSGIDPIAVFECQQIISELKERGIGVLLTDHNVRETLAITDRSYIMAEGRVLISGTAEELISSPTAREIYLGERFRM